A part of Sus scrofa isolate TJ Tabasco breed Duroc chromosome 15, Sscrofa11.1, whole genome shotgun sequence genomic DNA contains:
- the AMER3 gene encoding LOW QUALITY PROTEIN: APC membrane recruitment protein 3 (The sequence of the model RefSeq protein was modified relative to this genomic sequence to represent the inferred CDS: inserted 2 bases in 1 codon; substituted 3 bases at 3 genomic stop codons): protein MELKRGKTFIKSSLQISHQKPPESAATALAREDAGSWSVSRGGQQWPHSERGPQVSPSAQGYDRCSDRGAQPDADGGPIAPCGAAFKLMRNSKTHDSIPGAHRAAPTATGQLVGSASFPGPPSSQRMIDYRHFVPQMPFVPAVAKSIPRKRISLKRPKKCFRNLFHIRRNKTENLASLEAKGKGLSSPEGPSEAGGQQGKAFFLLGEGPGLDSLGQDLSDSELLPDSPFDLCRALCEDVASLKSFDSLTGCGEIFADESSVPSLELNEGLESPARASQAPDSKASRGPFQGSVEQLASPARNELSGFAKFWDHVNHSVRQQQRALLGPWLGGPPGSDTDQPRPSAAGLAELPLYPHSGSKASSIDTGTPKSERPESVSTSDEGYYDSFSPGLEEDKKEAPSPGTPAATFPRDSYSGDALYELFYDPSEGPGGPSLDDDLCMSESLSGPALGAPLSMCSFHVGAEENLAPAPGPDLLSQGFLQSSWRGKECLLKLCDTELAITMGIVNWLRRGPERRASPASVPGEPISPPEGLVEKPGAGSGKVGLGPVKMEDREPQALEAGRTSASSAPSRQELWACSGIKSPHAGVSGVLAEAKQRPSSLSRDPSQECVQVSGEEGTQGCPEGSFSSVGSAASEATNMSSKNKVPNPSAWLGCQEPRLPGNLGCFQGAWRPGLGESTLDSELTLSDCVAQVAALQIHPDCQPPRQSMSSGLCGQPQARGPDILXXKQPNGFPNMAVIGGLSSLASSEDQSCPGHILDLSQLRVEXDAQACGSVEDRPLQLSSKVIEKAAPRGQLDLXSPSALPAWLSSGITCQEFWPSLPTVSRRGPTPASAPESLCTVLDHEGLHCNWPEMGAPGLAWLSPAFETDLCLRGNIRENLRLKSPPFVPEVRTMIGGGVAGFRHVGWGIIKWGHLCLNPPAQTEQGLSTPRPRTAAKLPALSKCASPISPPKKWSQPRCEAATSGHSSYRGRNLGLKLMGRKQYIL from the exons ATGGAGCTGAAAAGAGGAAAGACCTTTATCAAATCCAGCCTGCAGATTTCCCATCAGAAACCCCCAGAGTCTGCAGCCACTGCACTGGCCAGGGAGGATGCAGGATCCTGGTCAGTCTCACGGGGAGGGCAGCAGTGGCCCCACAGTGAGAGGGGTCCCCAAGTCAGTCCCAGTGCCCAAGGATACGACAGATGCTCCGACAGGGGTGCCCAGCCAGATGCCGACGGGGGGCCTATAGCTCCCTGTGGGGCTGCCTTCAAACTGATGCGGAACAGCAAGACTCACGACAGTATCCCTGGGGCTcacagggctgcccccacagctaCAGGGCAGCTGGTGGGCAGCGCGAGCTTCCCTGGGCCCCCCAGCAGCCAGCGCATGATTGACTACCGCCACTTCGTGCCCCAGATGCCTTTTGTACCAGCTGTGGCCAAGAGCATCCCAAGGAAGAGGATTTCCCTGAAACGCCCCAAGAAGTGCTTTCGGAACCTATTCCACATCCGCAGAAACAAGACAGAGAACTTGGCCTCACTGGAGGCCAAGGGGAAGGGCCTGTCCTCCCCTGAGGGCCCGTCAGAGGCTGGAGGGCAGCAAGGCAAAGCCTTCTTCCTCTTGGGCGAGGGGCCAGGGCTGGACAGCCTGGGTCAGGACCTGTCTGACAGCGAGCTCCTGCCTGACTCCCCCTTCGACCTCTGCAGGGCCctgtgtgaggatgtggcttccctTAAGAGCTTCGACTCGCTCACGGGCTGTGGGGAGATCTTTGCAGATGAGAGCTCTGTGCCATCCCTGGAGCTGAATGAGGGCCTGGAAAGCCCAGCCCGGGCATCGCAGGCCCCTGACAGCAAGGCTTCCAGGGGTCCCTTCCAGGGCAGCGTGGAGCAGCTGGCATCACCTGCCCGGAACGAGCTGTCTGGCTTCGCCAAGTTCTGGGACCATGTGAATCACTCGGTGAGGCAGCAGCAGCGTGCCCTGCTAGGCCCCTGGCTGGGGGGCCCCCCAGGGTCAGACACAGACCAGCCCAGGCCCAGTGCCGCTGGGCTTGCTGAGCTCCCCTTGTACCCCCACAGCGGCTCCAAAGCCAGCTCCATAGACACGGGAACCCCCAAGAGTGAGCGGCCAGAATCCGTGTCCACGAGTGATGAGGGCTACTATGACTCCTTCTCACCAGGCCTCGAGGAAGACAAGAAGgaggcccccagccctggcacacCTGCAGCCACCTTCCCCCGAGACAGCTACAGCGGAGACGCCCTCTACGAGCTCTTCTATGACCCTTCTGAGGGCCCCGGGGGCCCGAGCCTGGATGACGATCTATGCATGTCTGAGAGCCTGTCAGGGCCCGCCCTAGGGGCCCCACTGTCCATGTGCAGCTTCCATGTGGGTGCAGAGGAGAACCTGGCCCCTGCGCCAGGCCCAGACCTGCTCAGCCAGGGCTTCTTGCAGAGCTCCTGGCGGGGCAAGGAGTGCCTGCTAAAGCTCTGTGACACCGAGCTGGCCATCACCATGGGCATCGTCAACTGGCTGCGCCGGGGCCCAGAGCGCCGCGCCTCACCTGCCTCGGTCCCTGGGGAACCTATAAGCCCCCCAGAAGGACTGGTGGAGAAACCGGGAGCTGGCTCTGGGAAGGTGGGCCTTGGTCCAGTGAAGATGGAGGACAGGGAGCCCCAGGCCTTAGAGGCAGGTAGGACCTCTGCGAGCTCAGCACCCAGCAGGCAGGAGCTGTGGGCATGTTCAGGTATTAAGAGCCCGCATGCCGGAGTGAGTGGGGTCCTAGCGGAGGCCAAGCAGAGGCCCAGCTCTCTATCCAGGGACCCCTCTCAAGAGTGTGTGCAGGTCTCTGGGGAAGAAGGGACACAAGGCTGCCCTGAAGGCTCATTCTCCTCTGTGGGGTCTGCGGCCTCCGAGGCAACAAACATGTCCAGCAAAAACAAGGTCCCAAACCCCTCTGCCTGGCTGGGCTGTCAGGAGCCCAGGCTGCCTGGGAACCTGGGCTGTTTCCAAGGAGCATGGAGGCCAGGTCTTGGGGAAAGCACCTTGGATTCAGAACTCACCCTGTCAGACTGCGTGGCCCAGGTGGCAGCTCTGCAGATCCACCCAGACTGCCAGCCCCCAAGGCAGAGCATGAGCAGTGGGCTCTGTGGGCAGCCTCAGGCCAGGGGCCCGGACATTCTGTAATAGAAACAGCCTAACGGCTTCCCTAACATGGCTGTCATTGGTGGCCTGTCCTCCCTGGCCAGCTCAGAGGACCAGAGTTGCCCAGGCCACATTCTGGACCTGAGCCAGCTCAGGGTGGA TGATGCCCAGGCCTGTGGTTCTGTGGAGGACCGGCCCCTGCAGCTCAGCTCAAAGGTTATAGAGAAGGCTGCACCCAGGGGCCAACTGGACTTGTAGTCCCCCTCGGCACTCCCTGCCTGGCTGAGCTCTGGGATCACCTGCCAGGAATTCTGGCCCTCGCTTCCAACAGTCAGCCGAAGGGGCCCCACCCCTGCAAGTGCCCCAGAAAGCCTCTGCACCGTCCTGGACCATGAGGGCCTCCACTGCAACTGGCCAGAAATGGGGGCTCCTGGGCTGGCATGGCTGAGCCCTGCCTTTGAAACAGACTTGTGTCTTCGTGGTAACATTCGGGAGAACCTAAGACTCAAATCCCCACCCTTTGTCCCTGAAGTGAGGACTAtgattgggggaggggtggcgggATTCAGGCATGTGGGGTGGGGCATTATAAAGTGGGGGCATCTATGCCTAAACCCACCAGCTCAGACAGAACAGGGCCTGAGTACCCCAAGGCCAAGGACAGCTGCAAAGCTGCCAGCGCTCTCAAAATGTGCCTCACctatttcccccccaaaaaaatggtcTCAACCCAGATGTGAAGCAGCCACATCTGGTCACTCATCATACAGAGGGAGGAACTTGGGCTTGAAACTGATGGGAAGGAAACAGTATATATTGTAA